The sequence GACTCCTCTCCCGTGAATTCTCTCCCGTCCCTCCGCCGACTGCGGCTACATGCAGAACATCTGTCGGAGCACGCGAAATACATCAAAAACAAAACGGCGTCGCATCTTTTTGACCTCGATAAACCGTGTGCCTGTCTCTTTCTCATCTTCGTTTTTGCGGCTGCCTCTGCGCTCGTGCTCAAACAGAAGATGTCTTACTACATTGGCTACTCGCAGCGAGAGATCTACAAAAAGCGGTGCAACGAGCTGGGCTGTGCGTGCAACTCCGCAGttgtgcggctgctctcTGATGTGCCAGGTGAGGTGACCGGCCTTACCTCACTCGACCTATCCCGCAACTTTCTAGGCAGAAAAGGCATTATTCCACTTTTGGACGTCATCGAGagcgcggtgcagctgcgcagtcTCGACCTGCGTGACCAGCAGCTCAGCAATGACACTGTGGAGGTGATTTGTGCACGCCTTAGACGGCACCCGTCCCTGCTAAACCTGAACCTGTCAAACAACCCCATCACCCTCGCCATCTCCTCAGCGCTGCTCGAGCTGGCGAATCAGAACTCTGTTCTGCAGTACATCTACCTGGAGAACACACTCGTGCGCCCCTCCATGGTGACGGCGATTGAGGTGCAGCTCGAGAAGAACCGTGCACTCGCCAGAACCGCGTTGGCGGAGTCGCAGGTGGCTGACGGTAAGCCGCGTCGAATTTTCGTCATCGCTTCTTCAGTCGCCGGTACGTGTGCGGCCGGTTCCAAGCCTGGTAGTCCTAGAGCCGAGCAGGCTGTTTTGTCCACTCCCGTCGGTAGCGGCaagtctgctgctgcgatgctCCTCCGTAATGCTGATGCAGCATCTACCGCAGCGGGTAGCACCGGGTGGCGCCAGCGCATCCCAGCAcacgagctgcagcacgtctTTCGTTCCTACACTCACGCCGTAGCCGACTTTTTCTTCGACGTGAATCCCACGAAGGATGTATGGGCGTGGTGCGAGGAGCGACACTACGTGTTTGACGACGACCAGTTCAACTCGCACAACGACCATTTGCACAGGACGGCGCGACACACATACGGCATCGCGGGTTGGCGGCGCGTCGGAGAGCTATACCCTGATGCCACGCTCTTTGGGTGGGAGGGTGCGACAAGGAATGCGAACGACACGGCACGGCAGGCTGCACCCAGCATCAacggcgctggtgcacaGGACACCTGCGAAGATCCGGTAGAAGACATGATGGGCGCCGAAAGGGCGGCTGCGGGtgatggccgccgcggcagcgacgcggaaTATTTGCACGCCACCTCGGTCTTCTGGCAGCTCCCTAAAGATGTCCCGGAAGGGTTCACCTGGACCTTCACAGCACTCATGGCGAGCGTGAAGGAGACCCAGTTGCTGCACGCCCTTTTCTGCGCATCCGCGACAGGGCTTCCAGACGGCGGGACGCGAGTGCAGCGAGGCACTGCTTGCCCGGGCATCTACACCATGCGAATGTTTGTCGAGGGCCAATGGCGCTACCTTCTCGTGGATGACTTTTTGCCGGTGGACAAGTACGGCCGGCTAATCTTCACGAAGCCCTCGATGGACAACAGGGCGTTCTGGCCATGCATCTTGGAGAAGATGCTGGCAAAGTTGCACGGTGGTTACCACGTCTTAGACGCGCACTTCGACAAACACCACGCCGGCATCGACAGCCCGAACATACGCAAGCCCATCGCCTGGCTGTTCCTGAGCAAAGAGAACCTCCAGCGGCCGAACgacggtgctggtggcggcggcgacactgATTGGGGCACCGTACCAGATGACACGCTCGTCTGTGAAGAGGTGGCCAAGAACTGCGGCCGTGTCATGTCACGCCTCACGAGGGGAATCTACGACAGCTATCAGCTACACCCGGTGGAGcaggcgccgacgacgctgtTCGAGGGACTGCACAAGGTTCTCGGGGTACCTCTGTgcagcgcagacgcgcgAGAGGGATACGGCAACCCACCGTGTGGTCGGCGAACGGCGTCTGTGAAGCGGCCGTTTCTCGGCAGTCACAGCGTTTCTGTGGACTCCCCCGCCGGCGCGTTCGGCGTGTCGTCGTATCTGACTGCCGCCATTGCTTTTAGCAGAGACGCGTCGCGGACGTTTAGCGGCATTCACCCACGCTGCGGCTACCAaattgtgcgcgtgtgccacGCGGGTGGAGTACgcctgctggagctgcgcaaTCCTTGGTGCGGCACGGAGAAATGGACGGGCGACTGGGCGGACGATTCGCCACTGTGGAAGAAGCATCCTGAGATTGCTGAGCTACTGCTGACGGGCGCCCACGGTGgcagacgcacgcagaggGGCGGCAGCAACCTCCTGCAGCTATCCAATTCGGCTTCGACGTTGGCGAACACGCCACTGAAGCGCTCGCTGCTGACAGCATTGGGCGAGATGGGAGGGTCACTGGCGGAAGCGTCGTCAATGCCGCCTGTGTGCTCCGTGACGAGGCCCTCcaggcgcgcagcggcgacgcggccgcaCGTTCAAAAGTCTGCCTTCTGGATCTCCTACACGGACTTCCTGCAGAACTTTGAGTGGGTGCATACGTGTCGCGTCTTTGGTGACGAGTTTCACCGGCAGGACGTGCACGGCACTTGGACACGCGATTCGGCCGGCGGCAATGCACGTGAGCCGTCGTGGTACAGGAACCCGCACTATAGGCTCTCCTTCCCCTACCGGACGACGGTTCATGTGCAGCTGACACGGCGTGATCCGCGTCTTCGTCGGAcccgcggcgccgtgcgcgGGCAGGACGACGGCGTTGGTGGTATTGGCTTGCAGCTCCTGCGTGACACGCACTACCCGCTGCACTGTCCTACGATCAGTCGAGGACAGGCGGAAATTAGCACAGCGGCTTCCTTGCCCATGAGCTCCGTGGAAGACATCGTCGCCGGCAATCAAGAGGATGACGGCAGCATAAAGGAGGCACTGGGTTGCAGGGATCTTGGCGCCAGCGACCGTGGTTGCGGCTGCGCGTTTTCCTCTGTTCTCTCCTCCGAGGAGCGCCAAAGTGGCGATTGCTTGTCGCTGGGAATCTTgctcgacgccggcgcgcagtACTGGATTGTGCCGACCACATACGCGCCGAGGGTGCTGGACGAGTTCGACCTTTCCGTCACCTCGACCTCGCCGTTTGTATTGCAAGAGGCACAGGAGTCGCAGTATTGGGATCAGCGAACGGTACCGCCAgagctgctctgctgcgctTCCGCTAGCGCacaggaggtggagcggaaCGAGGGTGAGGTGGCCATCTTTTTCGACTCGAAGTCCCGCGTCTCGAGAGATGCGAACCTTCTGCTCCAAAAACAAAAGCAaagaagcagcaggcgccTTGCGCGCAACTCCGTCAGTCATTCCATCGAGACCGAATCGGCCACGGTGTCTAGCGGGGCGTGtcgcatcgtcgtcgctgcgaTAATGCacctcgcggcggcgggtgtgGACATGAGGAACTTTGGGGTCGACGAGGCGTACGAGCAGCGTTCGGTGCCGCCGGAGGACGTGCACGGCACACCAACTCTGCAACTCGCCATCGTGACGGGCGAGGTTGACGGTGAAGGCCGCCCCTCCCGCACCGTCGGCGAAATCGATCCTCACGCTGCGCACACGTACGTGCTCGACCGTCACACCGTCCTAGAGACGGCCATTACGCCTGCTCCTCACAATAGTGTCGAGCACCACACTGCCATATGCACCCTTCACCCGGCAGgggcacgcgtgcacgtggACTACCGGGTatggtgcgccgcgccgctgctcgaggTGATGAGTGTGCCGGCGTGGCCAAAGCAGGAGGTGACGCTGTGCTGGGATGACGAGAAGGGCAGTGGCAACTACTACGAAGGCACCGGACACCCGCAGGTGGAGCTGTCGAGGCTGCGGCCGTTTCAGCGATTCGCCATATCGCTGCGGATGGTTGACTACGACACCATCGAGCCAGCTATCATGTTCTCTGTAATCTGCAACGatcggcagcgaggagagcCGGTAGAGGGGCAACTGGGGAACAGAGCCGTGTTTTCGCAATCCGCGTACGTCAACGGCACCTATGTGAAGGCCAGCTTCGACCTCGATGAGCGCCCGCCAGAGTCGTTGATCATCATTTCATGCCTGCAGCCGACCGGCTCAAAAGGGAGGTGTGTTATGACCATCTCGTCCGATTCGGCAGATTATCGCGTTCACCCGTTgcgcgtggctgcggcaTACCCACTGTAGCTATCCACTTCACAGTGCCCCaccacccccctcctctcccccagACATGGGCGAACcaagggaaggaggggaggcaggTCTCACTCACATGTGCGGACTTCCTGTGGTTTACCCTTGAGGCCTAACTACAACTACGATGGAGGAGCTGtcgcgcgcacacctgcATTGGCGCATatgcatgcgcatgcacacgcaggGCGTGCAGTCGTCGTCCCCGCACACTGCTTCCCGTCTGTGCCTGCTTGTGCATATGTCTGGTGATTGCTGAGGCAGACGTGCTCGTGTGCCTGTGTTTTGTCTCCTCATACGCTACCCACAGGCTCTCGACAGCATATTCGAAAA is a genomic window of Leishmania infantum JPCM5 genome chromosome 30 containing:
- a CDS encoding putative calpain-like cysteine peptidase, whose product is MSYYIGYSQREIYKKRCNELGCACNSAVVRLLSDVPGEVTGLTSLDLSRNFLGRKGIIPLLDVIESAVQLRSLDLRDQQLSNDTVEVICARLRRHPSLLNLNLSNNPITLAISSALLELANQNSVLQYIYLENTLVRPSMVTAIEVQLEKNRALARTALAESQVADGKPRRIFVIASSVAGTCAAGSKPGSPRAEQAVLSTPVGSGKSAAAMLLRNADAASTAAGSTGWRQRIPAHELQHVFRSYTHAVADFFFDVNPTKDVWAWCEERHYVFDDDQFNSHNDHLHRTARHTYGIAGWRRVGELYPDATLFGWEGATRNANDTARQAAPSINGAGAQDTCEDPVEDMMGAERAAAGDGRRGSDAEYLHATSVFWQLPKDVPEGFTWTFTALMASVKETQLLHALFCASATGLPDGGTRVQRGTACPGIYTMRMFVEGQWRYLLVDDFLPVDKYGRLIFTKPSMDNRAFWPCILEKMLAKLHGGYHVLDAHFDKHHAGIDSPNIRKPIAWLFLSKENLQRPNDGAGGGGDTDWGTVPDDTLVCEEVAKNCGRVMSRLTRGIYDSYQLHPVEQAPTTLFEGLHKVLGVPLCSADAREGYGNPPCGRRTASVKRPFLGSHSVSVDSPAGAFGVSSYLTAAIAFSRDASRTFSGIHPRCGYQIVRVCHAGGVRLLELRNPWCGTEKWTGDWADDSPLWKKHPEIAELLLTGAHGGRRTQRGGSNLLQLSNSASTLANTPLKRSLLTALGEMGGSLAEASSMPPVCSVTRPSRRAAATRPHVQKSAFWISYTDFLQNFEWVHTCRVFGDEFHRQDVHGTWTRDSAGGNAREPSWYRNPHYRLSFPYRTTVHVQLTRRDPRLRRTRGAVRGQDDGVGGIGLQLLRDTHYPLHCPTISRGQAEISTAASLPMSSVEDIVAGNQEDDGSIKEALGCRDLGASDRGCGCAFSSVLSSEERQSGDCLSLGILLDAGAQYWIVPTTYAPRVLDEFDLSVTSTSPFVLQEAQESQYWDQRTVPPELLCCASASAQEVERNEGEVAIFFDSKSRVSRDANLLLQKQKQRSSRRLARNSVSHSIETESATVSSGACRIVVAAIMHLAAAGVDMRNFGVDEAYEQRSVPPEDVHGTPTLQLAIVTGEVDGEGRPSRTVGEIDPHAAHTYVLDRHTVLETAITPAPHNSVEHHTAICTLHPAGARVHVDYRVWCAAPLLEVMSVPAWPKQEVTLCWDDEKGSGNYYEGTGHPQVELSRLRPFQRFAISLRMVDYDTIEPAIMFSVICNDRQRGEPVEGQLGNRAVFSQSAYVNGTYVKASFDLDERPPESLIIISCLQPTGSKGRCVMTISSDSADYRVHPLRVAAAYPL